The genomic interval TAGGCGCGGGCGTAGGACGCCGGCCCATACATGCCGATGTGGATGTTGCCGGCGCGCTGACCTTCGATCACCGCGGCGTAGTCGTTGGCGATGCGCAGCTTCACCGGCACGCCGAGCTGCTTGGTGAGGTAGTCGGTCAGCGGGGTCCAGCGGGTGGTGGTGCCCGAGGCGTTCTCGTCCGGGATCTTGCCGAACACCAGTTCGGGATATTTCGCCTTCCAGTCCTGCGCCGGCGCGGCGTGCGCGGTGAACGCCAGCGCGGCAGCGGCGGCGACGAGAGTACGGAGCTTGATCATGAGGTTTCCTGTCTCTTCAGTCGGTGAACGGTCGAAACACGGCGACCGCACGCGGACGCGCCGCGGGCGGTGCCGGATAGGGGAGACGGCGAACGATCGCCGCCGGGATCAGGCCACGGCGACGCCGGCCAATGCGGGGGCGGGAAGGCCGTGCGGAACGTGCGGCGCAGCGCCGAGCACTTCGTCGGCTTCGAGATCGTAAAGTTCGCGCGCGATCTGGTCGGTGAGCGCGGCCGGTGCGCCGTCGAACACCACGCGGCCCGAGGCCATGCCGATCAGCCGGTCGCAATAGCTGCGGGCGAGATCGAGCGAGTGCAGATTGCACAGCACGGTGATGCCGAAGTGCTTGTTGATGCGCAGCAGCGCATCCATCACGATCTTGGTGTTGCGCGGATCGAGCGAGGCAATCGGCTCGTCGGCGAGCACGATGTCCGGCTGCTGCACCAAGGCGCGGGCGATCGCGACGCGCTGCTGCTGACCGCCGGAGAGCTGGTCGGCGCGCTGCGCCGCGTAGGACGCCATATCGAACTGATCGAGCGCCGAGATCGCGAGCGCGCGATCCTGCTCAGGCCACATTTGCACCAGCGAGCGCCACGACGGCACTTCGGACAGCCGGCCCATCAGCACATTGGTCAGCACGTCGAGACGGCCGATCAGGTTGAATTGCTGAAAGATCATCGCCGAGCGTGCGCGCCATTGTCGCAGCTCGCGGCCCTGCAGCGCGGTCACATCGACGCCTTCGAACAGGATGCGGCCCTCGGACGGCTCCGCCAGCCGGTTCAGCATGCGTAGCAGGGTCGACTTGCCCGCGCCAGATCGCCCGATCACCCCGACGAAGCTGCCGCGCTCCACCGAAAACGATGCGCCATCTACGGCTGCTTTGCTGCCGAAACGGCAGGTCAGACCCTCAACTACCAGCATGCGCTGCTCCCGAAACAGGTTCGGGAAGAATCGCTAACGCCGTTGTTTTGCAGCCGTGTGACAGTCGATGTAGTTCCGCCGCCATATCAAGGTCTTCGCTGCGTCATCGACGCGTCACGACGGCGTCATGAGCGGCGCCGATGACAGGTCTCATCCCGATCATCGCCCACGAGACTCCCATGGCCGCGAAACTGCTAACGGTCGCGCCGACCGTCGATCCGACCGCCAAGCTGCACGACGTCACCCTCGGCGCCTATTGCGAAGTCGGCGCCCGCACCATCCTGAACGAAGTGGCGATGGGCGATTACTCCTACGTCGTCAACGATTCGCAGATCACCTACACCAGCATAGGCAAGTTCTGCTCGATCGCGGCGATGACCCGGATCAACCCCGGCAATCACCCGATGCAGCGCGCCACCCAGGCGCACTTCACCTACCGCGCCAGCACCTATTTCGAGGGCGAGAGCGACGACGCCGAGTTCTTCGCCTGGCGCCGCTCGCATCACGTCGAGATCGGCCACGACGTCTGGATCGGTCATGGCGCCATCGTGCTGCCGGGCCGCAACATCGGTACCGGTGCGGTGGTTGCTGCAGGCGCGATCGTCACCCGGGACGTGCCGGCCTACACGATCGTGGCCGGCAACCCGGCCCGGCCGATCCGCCGCCGTTTCTCCGAGCAACAGGCGGAGCGTCTGGTCGCGCTGGCGTGGTGGAATTGGGACCACGAAGCGTTGCGCAACGCGCTGCCCGACTTCCGGAAATTGTCAGTGGACGAATTCCTCGACCGATATGAAGGTGCCGCCAAAGTGCAGTCGCCGGACCGGGAGCCGGCGACGGAACAGCAGGTGATGGGATGAGCGAGATCGCGATCGAAGGTGGCCGGACGCTACTCGGCGACGAGATTGCCGAGGCCTCGCTGCAGATCGCCGGCGGCGCCATCGCCGCGGTCGGCTCCGCCGCCAGCAACGCGGCAATCCGGATCGACGCGCGCGGCCTGCTGGTGCTGCCGGGGATCGTCGATCTGCACGGCGATGCCTTCGAGCGGCAAATGATGCCGCGGCCGGGGGTCGACTTTCCGATCGATGTCGCGCTGATCGACAGCGACCGCCAGGCGATCGCCAATGGCTTGACCACGGTCTTTCACGCCGTCACCTGGTCGTGGGAGCCTGGCCTGCGCAGCGCCGACAACGCCCGCCGTATGCTGGATGCGATCGATCTCACCAAGCCGCGGCTCTCTGCCGACACCCGCATCCATCTGCGCCACGAGACTTTCAATCTCGATGCGGTCGACGAGATCGCGCAGTGGATCGGCGACCGCCGCGTCGATCTGTTCGCCTTCAACGATCACATGGATTCGACGCTGGCGAACCTCGCCAAGCCGCAGAAGCGCAACCGGATGGTCGAGCGCACCGGCCTGTCCGACGGCGAATTCGACCTGTTGGTCGAGCGCATCGCGGCGCGTGGCGACGAAGTGCCACAGGCGAACCGGCGCCTCGCCGCCATCGCCCGCGAGGTATCTATGCCGATGCTGTCGCACGACGACGATACCCCGGCGATGCGGCAGGGTTATCGTGATCTCGGCGTCGGCATCGCCGAATTCCCCACCACCGAGGAGACCGCGCGCGATGCTGCGCTGCACGGCGACTTCATCGTGTTCGGCTCGCCGAACGTAGTGCGGGGCGGCAGCCACACCGGCTGGACCAAGGCGGCCGACATGATTGCCAAAGGACTGTGCTCGGTGCTGGCCTCCGATTACTACTACCCGGCGCCGTTGCTCGCCGCATTCCGCCTCGTGCACGACGGCATCCTGCCGCTGGAGCAGGCCTGGAAGCTGATCTCGGAAAACCCCGCCCGCGCCTCAGGTCTCGCCGAGCGCGGCACGATTGCGAGCGGCCAGCGCGCTGACGTTCTGTTGGTCGACGATCGGGTCGCGCTGCGGCCGCGGATCGTCGCGGTGATCGCCGGCGGCCGGCTGGTGCATGTCGACGATCCGGAGCGCTTCGTGATCACGCGCAAACTGCCGTACCCGGCTGGCGTTGCCGCCTGATCTGACGCTATCATCACCGGCGATGTCGAATTTTCCACGCTACGCGATTTACTATCTGCCGGCCGCGGGCAGCGCTTTGGCGCAGTTCGGGGCGACGATGCTCGGCTACGATGTCGTCACCGGCGAAGACGTGCCGTTCGCTGCGCCGACCGCGGCGATCGCGGACTGGCGAGACATCACCGCAGACCCGCGCAGCTACGGCTTTCACGCCACCCTGAAGGCGCCATTCGGATTGATCGGCGGCCGCAGCGAAAGCGACTTGCTGTGGGCCTGTGCGACCTTTGCCGAAACGCCGCGGGCGATTCCGCAGATCGGCCCGGTGATCAGGCCGATCGGTGGGTTCATCGCGCTGGTGCCGGAAACGCCCTCCGAGTCGCTGCAGCAACTCGCGGCCGATTGCGTTCGCGACTTCGATGAATTTCGGGCGCCGCTGTCGGCGGAGGATCGCGCCCGGCGCAAGCCGGAACGGCTGACGCCCAAGCAGGTCGGCTATCTCGATCGCTGGGGCTACCCCTATGTGATGGACGAGTTCCGGTTTCACATGACGCTGACCGGTTCGCTCGATCCGGCTCGCCACGACGAATTGTTGGCGCTGCTGCGGAGACAATTCGCTGCCACCGGCATGGATCGGATTGCAATCGATCGGATCGCTGTGCTGCGCCAGGACGCGCGAGGTGCGCGGTTCCAGAGCATCGCGCAATTCGAACTGCGCAGCGCCGACTATTAGCCGCTGAGGATCGAAGCGAGCCAGTCGCTGACCGCCTCGGGCATTGCGATGACCCGGCCGGGCCAGGGACCGGTGGCGAAGCCGACATGTCCGCCTTCATCGGGTTGCCAGAGCGTCACCATCGTGCCGACGTCGTCCGGTGTCGGCAGCGAGGCGGCCGGCACGAACGGATCGTTGCGCGCGTTCACGACCAAAGCCGGGATCTTGATCTTGTGCAGATGCGGCTTGGACGAGGCACGGGTCCAGTAGTCATCGACACCCGCAAAGCCGTGCAGCGGTGCCGTGAAGGCGTCGTCGAATTCGCGCAAAGTCGTTGCCCGTTGCACCCGTTCGCGATCGAACAGTCCCGGATGCTGCTGCCATTTGGCGAGCGCGTTCGGAATCATCGTGCGCAGGAAATGCCGGGTATAGATCAGGCGGTTGATACCGCTGTCGATCGCGGCGCCAGCGGCCACGAGATCCAGCGGGGCTGAGACCGCCGCCACTGCGCGCGCGATCTCCGCGGCGCCGCTGCCGGCCTCCTCCGCCCAGCGCAACAGCGCGTTGCCGCCGAGCGAGACGCCAGCGGCAAGCACAGGCGCATCGGCGCGGCCGCGAACTCGCGCCAGCAGCCAGCCGACTTCCTGGAAGTCGCCGGAGTGGTAGGAGCGCGGCGCCAGATTGAGTTCGCCCGAGCAGCCGCGAAAGTGCGGAATCGACAGCCGCCAGCCGCGCGCGAGTGCGCCCTGCGCAAATGCGATCGCGTAGCGGCTCGCCGACGATCCTTCGAGGCCGTGAAACAGCACCAGCCACGGCGCATGGTCGGGCCCGGGCAGATGATCGATATCGATGAAGTCGCCGTCGGGCGCCCGCCAGCGTTCGCGGACGAGCTTGATGGCTTGCGAGGCCCGTGGCTGCGCGAACAGCGTCGGCCAGATGGTTTGCAGATGGCCGCCGGGCAACCACCACGGTGCGCGATAGGATCGCAGATCAGTCATGTCGAGCAGAATCGAAGGAGGGACAAACACACACAGGTCGGACGAGTGTGACGCAGCTATCCACTGGGATGGTGGCCACTGCAACCGAGTGCGTCAACATCGCATTAGCTTTGCATTTGCAACTAACGTTTGCGACGGCCGGATATGTCGCAGTTGTTGTCGGGCCGGCATCGCCCTAAGCTGATCTCCATAACGACAAGCGATCGGAGCCGAAGCAGCCGGGATCGCCCCTTTGAGGAAAACGCCATGAAGGTCGCCGACCCAGCTCCCTTCCGCAACCTGTCGCCCGACGAGTTGGAATGGCTCGCCGCCGCCGAATGGGCGCAGGCCGAATCTCTCAGCGATGCGCCGAAGGGCCTCGTGATGCAGTCCGCCACCGAGATGCATGCGCGCGCCAAGCTGAAGCGTATCCTGCTCAGCCAGGTCCCGACCAAGCATTAGGATCGTGTTTTCGATCAGTTTGATCGGGACGGACGTTGTGTGAGGTAATGTCGTCCGCTTTGCGCGCGACAAATATCTAGAACTTTCGTCGACGTTAGCGCGCCGCGCCCCTCGAATTTGCATTCGTCATTCGAGCGTCCCGTTCATGACGTGAGTTGTGACGCGGGGATCAGCGCCAAAGATTGTTTTCGATTGAATCGTTGCGTCGTCATTCCGGTGAATCGATTAGCAATCGAGAAAAGGCCGGTCGCATAAGCCAAATCCGTTGGCGAGGCGCTTGCCGTTCAGCGCAAGACAGCTCCCAAAATCGCGCCTGTGATCAGGTCGCCGTCCAGTCTTCGCTCGGCCTGACCTGCGCACCAAGCACGGAAACTATTTTAATCGTTGTGTAAAGATCGCGGTCCTACCACGGGCGTCATCAGCGGACTTCAGAGCGCCGCTGTGGAATGACGATCCAGCGATGCGGGTCGTGAGTGCCGAGGTACATAGAATGAGTAACGCCCAGCGCCGCCCCTTTCGTTTCACCATCGGTTTGCGATTCTCGATCGCGCTGGCGGCCAGTGTGGTGACGGCTGTCGCCGCAACCACGATCAGTAACATTGTGTTGTCAGCGCGGATGACCGAGCAGGCAGCTGCACGCGAACTGAATGGTCTGCAGGATTCGCTGGGTCAGCAGATGGCGGCCTCCCAACAGCGCGCCGCTGCGCTGGCGGCTTCGCTGGCGAGCAACACCGCGATCCAGGATGTCTTCGCGAGCCGCGACCGCGACGGGTTGATCCGCATGCTGCAGCCGAGCTTCCTGCAGTTACAGGCGACACACGGCGTCGTGCAGATGCAATTCCATACTGCGCCAGCGACGTCGTTCCTGCGGCTGCACAAGCTGGAAAAGTTCGGCGACGATCTGTCGGCGATCCGCAAGACTGTCGTGGCCGTCAACGCGAGCGGCAAGCCGGTGAGCGGACTGGAAAATGGTGTGGAGGGACTCGGTATCCGTGGTGTGGCGCCGGTTTTCAAGGATGGCAAGCCAATCGGCTCGGTTGAAGTCGGAATGACGCTCGGCAGCCGCTTCTTCGATGCTTTCAAGAGCGGCACCGGCGCTGACGTCGCCTTGTATTTGAAGACTGCCAACGGCTTCCAGCGATATGCCTCAACCTTCGAGACCGACCCGGCGATCGGCGCCGAGCAGATGGCGGCTGCGCTGCGCGATAAGTCGGCGCAGCAAGCGATGCATATCGGCTCGATGGATCAGACGATCATGCTGGCCCCGGTGCGTGATTATGCCGGCGAAGCCATCGGCGTCTCGGTGCTCGGCGTCGACCGCAGCGCCTCTGTCAAGGCGATGCAAGAGGCGCGCGAATGGGCGCTGGCCATCGGTCTTGGGGTCCTGGTCCTGACGCTCGGGGCCGGCGCATTGCTCAGCCGCAGCATCTCGCGGCCGCTGCGTTCGCTTACCGAGGGAATGAACCGGCTCGCCAACGGCGATTTCACCGTGGTGCCGCCGGGGCTCGGCCGCAGTGATGAGGTCGGCGAAGTTGCCCACGCCGTCGAGATGTTCAAAGAGAAGGCGGTCGAAAAGGCCAAGCATGACGCCGAGGCGCAGGAAGCCGAGCGCGCCCGGATCGAGGATGCTCAGAAGGCGAAGGTCAACGAAGCGGTCGAGGCGTTCCGGTCTTCGATCGAGGACATGCTGCGTGCCGTGACCGACAACGCTGCAACGATGCGCAACAACGCGCAGTCGATCGACGACGTCGCCGCCGAAGCCTCGGGGCAGGCGGCGGCCGCCGCCGGTGCATCGCAGCAGGCTTCCGAAAGCGTGCAGACCGTCGCGGCCGCGGCGGAGGAGCTATCGGCGTCGATCGGCGAGATCGCACGCCAGATCGCCAAGGCGACCGATGTGGTGCGGACCGCCGACAGCCGGACCGAGCGCTCAGTCAACGAGATTGAGGGGCTGGCGGCGATGAGCGAGCGGATCGGGGCGGTTGTCGGGCTGATCCAGGCGATCGCGGCGCAGACCAATTTGCTGGCGCTCAATGCCACGATCGAGGCGGCGCGAGCCGGCGAGGCCGGTCGCGGATTTGCGGTGGTCGCCGCTGAAGTGAAGGCACTGGCGGAGCAGACTTCCAAGGCGACCGCTGATATCTCCAGCGAGGTCACGGCGATCCAGACCTCGACCCGGAGTGCGGTCGAGGCGGTCCGCGACGTCGGCAGCGCCATGCGTGAGATCAGCGCGGTGACCGCGACGATCGTGGTGGCGATCGAGCAGCAGGGCAGTGCGACGCGCGAGATCTCCGAAAATGCTCAAAGTGCGGCGCGCGACAACTCGATGCTGGCCGACAACATTTCAACCGTCAGCGAGGCAGTGGGGCAGGCCAGCCAGTCCGCCGCCAGCGTGCTGCATTCGACCGGTGATCTCGCCGAGCAGGCCGGTCGGTTGTCCCATCAGGTCACCGAGTTCTTCCACAGCCTGCGCACCGGCGTGCTCGATCGTCGCAAGACTCGCGACGCCGGCTATACCGGCCCCGAACGTCGCCGGGCGCGGGACAAGGGGCAGTCGCAGGCCGCGTAAGCCCACGGTTGACCGGCCGGCGCCGGTGCGCTCACAACGACCCGATGATCAATGTGTCGCTCTCCGCCTGTCCGGCTGGCCCCGGCGCCTATGTGGTGGCGATCGCGATCGCGGCGCCGCTCACGGTCCGGCTCGGCGGCGGCCTGTCGACGCGGCTTCGGCCTGGGCGTTATCTGTATTGCGGTTCGGCCTACGGTCCGGGCGGACTGCAGGCCCGGCTGGCGCGGCATTTTCGCAAGGACAAATCGATCCGCTGGCATGTCGATCAATTGACCACGGCCGGCGAGGTCAAAGGCGCCTGGACAGTCGCGCTCGGCAATGAATGCGAACTGGTGGAACGGCTGGGATTTCTTCCGGTACCGATCGACGGATTCGGCGCGACCGACTGCACGCACTGCCGCAGTCATCTGCTGCGCTGGCCGTCGCGCGTACCTGCCCGCACCATTCGCGCAGCCCTCGCCGCGAGCGGCGAGCCGCCGGTGTGGCTGCGGGTAAGCGCTACGCCCCGGTCTCGCGCCTGATCCAGCCGAGATATTTCTCCGCGCCGGCGGTGACCGGGAGCTGGATGATCTCCGGGGTGTCGTAGGAGTGCAGCGAGGTGATCAGGTCGCGCAAGGCGGCGAACTTCGTCGGCAGTGTCTTGAACAGCAGCAGTTGCTCGGCGTCGCTGGTGATCTTGCCGTCCCACCAATAATGGCTGGTGATGGCCTGGATTTGGACGCAGGCGGCGAGCCGGGCTTCGAGTGTTGCGACTGCCAAGCGTTCCGCTTCCTCCTTGTTCGGCGCCGTCACCATCACCACACAGGCATCGCCCTGATCCATCGCGTTGCTCCTTGGCTTCGATTTGATCCGACGCGTTGCGGGCCGCGCCGGTTGTTTGCTAGGCGCAAGTGGTTCCCAGTCAGCTTCGGAAGGTCCGTCATGCCGATATACGGCTTCGTCTGCAACAAATGCGGTCACCAGTTCGAGACGCTGCTGTTCTCCGGTGAATCCGCAGTCTGCCCGTCCTGCGAGAGCACCAGCCTCGAGCAGCAATTGTCGCTGATCGCCAAGCCCGCCAAGGGCGGGCCGGAGGCTCCGATGTGCGACGGTAAGGGTGGCTGCGGCGGCTGCTGCATGCCGGACGTCTGCGCTTAGCCGGCCCGCGGCTCTCCACTCGGGACGCCGTGTCTGCCCGAAAGGAACGATCCCGCGCTTCAGGTCGTTTGCACGCCGACGAGCAACCCTCCGAGGCATGCCAGACATGACGCACATCACCCGTACCTTCGACAGCGCCACACAGGCCAAGGCCGCAGTCGCCGAACTCAAGCAGCGCGGCTTCAACCAGGTCGAACTGGTCGAGGTGCCCGATCGCCGCGGTCCGAGCGGCGGCGGGGCCGTGGTTCGGGTCGAGCCGCCGTTCGGGTCGGCGCTCGTGGCCAGCGGCATTCTCGGACGGCACGGCGGCAAAGAGGCAGGTGCGACGAGCACCGCTGGCTCTGCGGCGCCGGCCCTCGTGCAGCCAGCGAAGACTGAAGCCCAGCCGGCCCCCGATCCTGCGGCGCAGGCGGTCAAGTCGGCGCCAGCGGCATCACCGGCGCGGCCGGCCCCGCCTCAGGCGCGGCGCGAGGAGCTCCGCAGCGGTCCGCGGACAGTGTCGGAATGGCTCGGGATTCCGCTGCTGATCAATTCCAACACCTTCTTCTCCGGTTTTCCGCTGCTGCTGAGGGCGTCCCGCAAGGTGCCGGCTGCCAAGCCGGAATAATCGGCGGATTTGTCGCCGGCCTCGAGCCGTGCCTGAGCTTCCGTCGCCCGTTTCGGCTTGCTAGCATCGCGTCGCCTCGCCGCCCGGCGGGGACCACGACATCAGCGACCCGATGACGTGCGCTGCGCGCCAGTCGGCGTGCGCGTCCGCATGCGGCAGGAGTGCAGGCCATGAAGCTCACCAGTCCCGACATCGCCGAAGGCGCAACGATCGCCCACGAGCAATTGTTCAACAGCTTCGGCTGCACCGGCGCCAACGTCTCGCCGGCGCTGAGCTGGAGCGATGCGCCCGCCGGCACCAAGAGCTTCGCGGTGACGATGTACGATCCCGATGCGCCGACCGGCAGCGGCTGGTGGCATTGGGTGGTGTTCAACATTCCGGCCACGACGACGTCGCTGCCGAAGGGCGCGGGCGATATCGCGAAGGGTTTGATGCCCGAAGGCACGATCCAGGGCCTGACGGATTTCGGCGTGCCCGGTTACGGCGGCCCGTGCCCGCCGCCGGGCGACAAGCCGCACCGCTATCAGATCACGGTATTCGCGGTCGACGTCGAAAAGCT from Rhodopseudomonas palustris carries:
- the phnC gene encoding phosphonate ABC transporter ATP-binding protein; amino-acid sequence: MLVVEGLTCRFGSKAAVDGASFSVERGSFVGVIGRSGAGKSTLLRMLNRLAEPSEGRILFEGVDVTALQGRELRQWRARSAMIFQQFNLIGRLDVLTNVLMGRLSEVPSWRSLVQMWPEQDRALAISALDQFDMASYAAQRADQLSGGQQQRVAIARALVQQPDIVLADEPIASLDPRNTKIVMDALLRINKHFGITVLCNLHSLDLARSYCDRLIGMASGRVVFDGAPAALTDQIARELYDLEADEVLGAAPHVPHGLPAPALAGVAVA
- a CDS encoding chloramphenicol acetyltransferase; the encoded protein is MAAKLLTVAPTVDPTAKLHDVTLGAYCEVGARTILNEVAMGDYSYVVNDSQITYTSIGKFCSIAAMTRINPGNHPMQRATQAHFTYRASTYFEGESDDAEFFAWRRSHHVEIGHDVWIGHGAIVLPGRNIGTGAVVAAGAIVTRDVPAYTIVAGNPARPIRRRFSEQQAERLVALAWWNWDHEALRNALPDFRKLSVDEFLDRYEGAAKVQSPDREPATEQQVMG
- a CDS encoding alpha-D-ribose 1-methylphosphonate 5-triphosphate diphosphatase translates to MSEIAIEGGRTLLGDEIAEASLQIAGGAIAAVGSAASNAAIRIDARGLLVLPGIVDLHGDAFERQMMPRPGVDFPIDVALIDSDRQAIANGLTTVFHAVTWSWEPGLRSADNARRMLDAIDLTKPRLSADTRIHLRHETFNLDAVDEIAQWIGDRRVDLFAFNDHMDSTLANLAKPQKRNRMVERTGLSDGEFDLLVERIAARGDEVPQANRRLAAIAREVSMPMLSHDDDTPAMRQGYRDLGVGIAEFPTTEETARDAALHGDFIVFGSPNVVRGGSHTGWTKAADMIAKGLCSVLASDYYYPAPLLAAFRLVHDGILPLEQAWKLISENPARASGLAERGTIASGQRADVLLVDDRVALRPRIVAVIAGGRLVHVDDPERFVITRKLPYPAGVAA
- a CDS encoding DUF1045 domain-containing protein: MSNFPRYAIYYLPAAGSALAQFGATMLGYDVVTGEDVPFAAPTAAIADWRDITADPRSYGFHATLKAPFGLIGGRSESDLLWACATFAETPRAIPQIGPVIRPIGGFIALVPETPSESLQQLAADCVRDFDEFRAPLSAEDRARRKPERLTPKQVGYLDRWGYPYVMDEFRFHMTLTGSLDPARHDELLALLRRQFAATGMDRIAIDRIAVLRQDARGARFQSIAQFELRSADY
- a CDS encoding YheT family hydrolase, with protein sequence MTDLRSYRAPWWLPGGHLQTIWPTLFAQPRASQAIKLVRERWRAPDGDFIDIDHLPGPDHAPWLVLFHGLEGSSASRYAIAFAQGALARGWRLSIPHFRGCSGELNLAPRSYHSGDFQEVGWLLARVRGRADAPVLAAGVSLGGNALLRWAEEAGSGAAEIARAVAAVSAPLDLVAAGAAIDSGINRLIYTRHFLRTMIPNALAKWQQHPGLFDRERVQRATTLREFDDAFTAPLHGFAGVDDYWTRASSKPHLHKIKIPALVVNARNDPFVPAASLPTPDDVGTMVTLWQPDEGGHVGFATGPWPGRVIAMPEAVSDWLASILSG
- a CDS encoding methyl-accepting chemotaxis protein, which codes for MRVVSAEVHRMSNAQRRPFRFTIGLRFSIALAASVVTAVAATTISNIVLSARMTEQAAARELNGLQDSLGQQMAASQQRAAALAASLASNTAIQDVFASRDRDGLIRMLQPSFLQLQATHGVVQMQFHTAPATSFLRLHKLEKFGDDLSAIRKTVVAVNASGKPVSGLENGVEGLGIRGVAPVFKDGKPIGSVEVGMTLGSRFFDAFKSGTGADVALYLKTANGFQRYASTFETDPAIGAEQMAAALRDKSAQQAMHIGSMDQTIMLAPVRDYAGEAIGVSVLGVDRSASVKAMQEAREWALAIGLGVLVLTLGAGALLSRSISRPLRSLTEGMNRLANGDFTVVPPGLGRSDEVGEVAHAVEMFKEKAVEKAKHDAEAQEAERARIEDAQKAKVNEAVEAFRSSIEDMLRAVTDNAATMRNNAQSIDDVAAEASGQAAAAAGASQQASESVQTVAAAAEELSASIGEIARQIAKATDVVRTADSRTERSVNEIEGLAAMSERIGAVVGLIQAIAAQTNLLALNATIEAARAGEAGRGFAVVAAEVKALAEQTSKATADISSEVTAIQTSTRSAVEAVRDVGSAMREISAVTATIVVAIEQQGSATREISENAQSAARDNSMLADNISTVSEAVGQASQSAASVLHSTGDLAEQAGRLSHQVTEFFHSLRTGVLDRRKTRDAGYTGPERRRARDKGQSQAA
- a CDS encoding GIY-YIG nuclease family protein; this translates as MAIAIAAPLTVRLGGGLSTRLRPGRYLYCGSAYGPGGLQARLARHFRKDKSIRWHVDQLTTAGEVKGAWTVALGNECELVERLGFLPVPIDGFGATDCTHCRSHLLRWPSRVPARTIRAALAASGEPPVWLRVSATPRSRA
- the cutA gene encoding divalent-cation tolerance protein CutA, with amino-acid sequence MDQGDACVVMVTAPNKEEAERLAVATLEARLAACVQIQAITSHYWWDGKITSDAEQLLLFKTLPTKFAALRDLITSLHSYDTPEIIQLPVTAGAEKYLGWIRRETGA
- a CDS encoding FmdB family zinc ribbon protein; amino-acid sequence: MPIYGFVCNKCGHQFETLLFSGESAVCPSCESTSLEQQLSLIAKPAKGGPEAPMCDGKGGCGGCCMPDVCA
- a CDS encoding YbhB/YbcL family Raf kinase inhibitor-like protein — translated: MKLTSPDIAEGATIAHEQLFNSFGCTGANVSPALSWSDAPAGTKSFAVTMYDPDAPTGSGWWHWVVFNIPATTTSLPKGAGDIAKGLMPEGTIQGLTDFGVPGYGGPCPPPGDKPHRYQITVFAVDVEKLPNAGATAMPALVGFDLNFHTLAKTTITGLFGR